In Rhododendron vialii isolate Sample 1 chromosome 9a, ASM3025357v1, the following are encoded in one genomic region:
- the LOC131299483 gene encoding uncharacterized protein LOC131299483 isoform X2, translated as MRRHYRKLRKEKVDPYSSPYPGMHMDDWKYLIDKVFKDPKILKRCIAGKKRRKKLPYNHTMGSKSFPAAMSIEAEGNDNVLPDFCVFFKKSHTLKKTKEWIKPTCAVLHAAMEKARDEALESGVSLTHEELSTKVLGKGKNPKYLRGLGVGPTPTCLSFKSHESRAHSELLSIRSEMESLREEHQREREEYQREREERERERQEERDRFAKLESLVTKLLDTRGTP; from the exons ATGAGGCGTCATTATAGAAAACTTAGGAAAGAGAAAGTGGACCCATATAGTAGTCCATATCCAGGGATGCATATGGATGATTGGAAGTACTTAATCGACAAAGTATTCAAAGATCCAAAAATTCTG AAGCGCTGCATagctggaaaaaaaagaaggaaaaaactcCCGTATAATCACACTATGGGGTCCAAATCTTTTCCTGCTGCGATGTCCATTGAG GCTGAAGGAAATGATAATGTACTTCCTGATTTCTGTGTATTCTTCAAAAAATCACATACGCTAAAGAAGACAAAAGAGTGGATCAAACCTACTTGTGCAGTGCTACATG CGGCGATGGAAAAAGCGCGAGACGAGGCATTGGAGTCTGGAGTCTCATTGACACATGAGGAGCTTTCAACAAAGGTgttgggaaaaggaaaaaatcctAAATACCTTAGAGGACTTGGGGTTGGCCCAACACCCACTTGCTTATCTTTCAAATCACATGAGTCACGAGCACATTCAGAGCTACTGAGTATCAGATCTGAAATGGAGTCACTTCGTGAGGAACATCAACGAGAGCGAGAGGAGTATCAGCGTGAGCGAGAGGAGCGAGAAAGAGAGCGCCAAGAGGAGCGAGATCGCTTTGCTAAGCTTGAAAGCCTTGTGACAAAACTCCTGGACACTCGTGGAACTCCATG